The window AGGCTTGTATGGCTCCAATCACAAATCCAATATCATCGCATGTattggataatgatgaattgaaagcCAATGTGGATAATATTCAGCGGTTTTTAGATATATCACAACaaattgaaagttttttcatCCGTAAACGAGCAATACTTTCGGAACAAAAACCTGAAATCACTTTGAATGAAGAGATAAATGAACTTAAATTGGAAATCAATCGTAAAGATGTGCTgttgaataattattatgaaaaattgaatatgtGGTCCAATATGGTTAATGAAGCATTGACTGGCAAAATAATGCATCCAAAtattggtaataataatatgatgatgacggaaactgttaataaaattataccaggacaacaacaaccaccaccaccaatgcGTTTAGGTCCGACAGCAATGTCGATTCCAATGCCGATGAATCCAAATAGTATGCAAAATGTACCAAGTCCTTTGATACGATCACAACAAAGTGGTGCTGGTAGTGCCGGTACATCAGGCATGATGTTAAGTAATGTTCCTCAAATGGGACCAAATACATCACATCTTCAATCATCAAGTGGTGGTGTATACAATCCAATGCAATATGCATCGAACCAAAATCCATTGGCTAATTTGGAACGTACAACCGCACATAttggaatgaatgataatcgtAGATAGATATGTAAATAGATATGATTGTattcaataatcattttttattaaaattaaatgatcaaatttattattatactcAAAATgctttgttttcaaaaatttcttcaataaATTTGACCAATGTACGTAATGGTCGGCCAGACATTCCTTTGGACAAGTAAGCTACCTCATCTTTGTTATCCATTACACCAGCAATATCGAAATGTACCCAAGAATTACAGGTAACAAATTCACGAAGAAAAGCGGCAGCAATACAACTACCACCTTGTCCAGCATATTTGCCAATATTACAAAGATCGGCCAATTGACTGTCGGTTGTCTGTTTggtaaaatgattgaataatggCATACGCCACATACGATCACCAGTTTCTACACCACATTTTTGTAACATTGTCcaatatttgtttgatgtGGAAAACACACCGGTAGCTGATGAACCTAATGCAACACTAATGGCACCGGTCAATGTTGCAATATCCATGATTAAGAATGGTTTGAATTGATGTGCGTAACAAAGACCATCGGCCAAAATCAAACGTCCTTCAGCATCGGTATTATCAACCTGAATAGTTTTACCATTCATTGCAGTGACAACATCACCAGGTTTGTTGGCTCGTCCGCTTGGCAAATTTTCACATAATGGCATCAGTCCTAAAAATGTGACGATTTTGTTTAATATTAATggatcaagatttttttgtttggataaAATTCTCACCGATAATGTTGACCGGTGATTTCTTGCTGGCCAATGTATATATGGTACTTAAAACATTAGCAGCACCACCCATATCAGCACGCATTTTATCcatattggatgatgatttcaatgatattCCACCACTATCGAAAGTGATACCTTTGCCTACAAAAACAAGGGGTTTTGTATCAGGTGCGTTATTATAATGAAcctaaaaatgaaaaaaaatgtgtttgagaaaagaaaatggctTGATTAACGTTCATTACTTCAAGGAAAATTGGTGGTTCATCTGAGCCTTTTGCAACACTCAAAAATGAACCcattttcatcgattcaGCCCATGCTTTATCTCGAACATGTACGGTAACACCTAATTTGGACAAAGTATCGCTTGCAATTTTCGCAAATTTGGTCGGTGTCATTATATTTGCAGGATTTTCCATCAAGTTACGGCAAAGATTCTGACCATTCGATAACAAAACACCGGAATCCCATTGACTTTCATcggaaatttcatttgatagTAAATGAAGTTTAActtgtgattttttcaatgcagCTGCTTTCAATTCATCGAAATAATAAAGACCAAGATTAGCACCTTCAGATGCTGCTTTTGGATTCAAGCAACCATCAACGTTAATTTCTTCAACGGATCCAAGATCACGTAATGATCGTACACCAGTAGCTATAGCTGAACGAATATTTTCAGCTTTTTCATCCAGTTCTTCCAATTCATTGTAAGCAGCATTTTCTGGGCCAAGACCAACAACACCAACGATAGGTAATTCGGGACTGACATCATAGAGGATACGAACTTTGCATTTTTTCACTGGTCCAACactaaatttaaatttaaattatcatatcattacaacgaaaaacaaaaacaaacaaactcaGACATAcatattcaattgtttttcaatgattccaTCAATCGATGAATTGATCTTTTCGGCGCTTGGTGTAAATACGAAAGCATCtttattgttgctgttttcaAACACGCCAATAAGTGTAGCcttgtttttctgttatccatcaatcaatcaataatcagatgaaaatcattattttacaatggaaaaaaacttaccattATTAACGATGATGTAGTAGTATGGATAgcaaatttttgattgttattcaattgaattattggTCTAATATTAAGGATTTGTCGACAACATAGAAACAAATGAGAATTTTGTATCGTAAAATTTCTTTTAAATACTAATGGTTTGATTATTGCATCAATCCGGTTCGAACTTTGTTTAAGCAGGCAATTCAACATTTATCggcttgttgttgtgtatgtagaaaaaaaaagagtgagTGAGAAAGAAAGACACTTCAAATTTTACAtgcagaaacagaaaaagaaaaattttaatttgtcTCTATATTTCGGGATTTAAGTACTAGGCgtgtatataaaaaaaaaagttttatatATGTTAGTATTAtcatagaaatgaaaaacacgCCAGACTTTACATTGTCGggcatcatcattcatatatctGTTACAATAAAAATGGTTCGTCATGCTTATCAAGAgataaattataaaaaaaaaatcaaaatggacaTGGCGacagatagatagatatagTGAATGTCTTTGTGTGCatgagtgttttttttacatgtATGATAATGCATTTAatacattacattacatatatcatcatcatgaaaaaatatcttaccagaaaaaaatgattatttggttaatgatcaaaatttcaatgaaatgatgatgataatggacaATAGACGGCAAAGATTTATATCaattgttggtttttttcgaGTGTGTTCAATTTTCAGTGCgtgttcgatgatgatgctaacGATGTCTATTTCTGTCTTATATGGTTCTTTTGTTTAAATTGTATATGAATGTGTAATTAACACTTGAATTgcttgataattttttttgacaattgtTCGTCTATTGACTACCAAATAAATATCTATGAAATAGTATTAAAAGTGTTAAATTAATTAAGAACGTTTTATATGAACAACTTGGTTTATTACTTTTGGattaaatcattaaaatattgattattcattgggaaaaattttcaaataaaaatatacgAAGAAATAAACGATAAacgaaattaattaatattttaaaaattatatatcaATAGATTTTTTGTACAAcgcaattattattcattttcactgTCACATGATTTATGGATGAATCTGGTCTTTGATTGAGCATTGATtcttttcggtttttttcacaagaaaacagaattgtttttattcttttgctaaatatttgatttgattatttgacattttatattttttatttcaagtTATTTTAAATCGACATGGCTTCATATGATAGACAAAGTAAGTTTATTCAGTATTAAATCATTTATTGGCAACACAATCTTAATTTGGTTATTTTGATAGGATTACGGCTGAAACAAGAGCCAATTGATAATTGGTCAACAAGGGAAAAACTTGCATTGGCTACCGGTGTACAGAAGATTGGAAATCAAAATTGGTACACTGAATTTGTTAACTGTTATAATCGATAAATATACTttcatggttttttttgttgacaaaTAGGGGTCCCATTGTTCGtcatttgaaatcattttccgaaaaaaatcgaccatCAGATTGGTTTAATCCTAAATTCTGTGCACTTCAATACAATGACATGTTTGATAAGATTGAAGCtccaaagtaaaaaaaaaaatttgttttcatttttttgtatttaaaaattattcattttaaataatttatttatgtaGACGTAAACGTGGAGAACGTGGTGAAGAAACTACACAAGATTTAatagtaaaaaaatatacaaccGAAAGAATGGAAGAATTGCAacaagaaatgaaacaaaaatttcgaGAGATTgtcaatttaaataaaattttagaaaaattaaaatcctcaaattatgataaaaattatcTACGAGAATTATCATCAGATATCAAGAAAAgagaacaacaaaagaaagatGATGAAGCAGAACATCAAAAATGGTTATCTGAacgtgaaatgaaattgtcaCAAATATCGATGAAATTCCGGACTGGAACAACGCCCATTAGACAATCAGCTATCAAAAGTGATTCGGTGATTTCCAAAGATAaacaaacagcaacaatagcCACTGAAAAAACTAATGAtgtaattgaaaaagaaaaattaccCGATAATGAAATTTCTGACAACAACACAGTATTGGACGATaataagaatgaaaatataaatgatgtttCGATAAACAATGATACATTGTCCGTTCCTTGTAGTGAAGAAAAGCAAGTTACAGTTCTTTTACCGAAAATAGAGAACAGTTCTGAAGAATATGTTTTGGATAATACTAAGAATGAAGACatc of the Dermatophagoides farinae isolate YC_2012a chromosome 1, ASM2471394v1, whole genome shotgun sequence genome contains:
- the LOC124492883 gene encoding cytosol aminopeptidase isoform X1 translates to MLNCLLKQSSNRIDAIIKPLVFKRNFTIQNSHLFLCCRQILNIRPIIQLNNNQKFAIHTTTSSLIMKNKATLIGVFENSNNKDAFVFTPSAEKINSSIDGIIEKQLNIVGPVKKCKVRILYDVSPELPIVGVVGLGPENAAYNELEELDEKAENIRSAIATGVRSLRDLGSVEEINVDGCLNPKAASEGANLGLYYFDELKAAALKKSQVKLHLLSNEISDESQWDSGVLLSNGQNLCRNLMENPANIMTPTKFAKIASDTLSKLGVTVHVRDKAWAESMKMGSFLSVAKGSDEPPIFLEVHYNNAPDTKPLVFVGKGITFDSGGISLKSSSNMDKMRADMGGAANVLSTIYTLASKKSPVNIIGLMPLCENLPSGRANKPGDVVTAMNGKTIQVDNTDAEGRLILADGLCYAHQFKPFLIMDIATLTGAISVALGSSATGVFSTSNKYWTMLQKCGVETGDRMWRMPLFNHFTKQTTDSQLADLCNIGKYAGQGGSCIAAAFLREFVTCNSWVHFDIAGVMDNKDEVAYLSKGMSGRPLRTLVKFIEEIFENKAF
- the MED28 gene encoding mediator complex subunit 28, producing MSLIDDFENSFQACMAPITNPISSHVLDNDELKANVDNIQRFLDISQQIESFFIRKRAILSEQKPEITLNEEINELKLEINRKDVLLNNYYEKLNMWSNMVNEALTGKIMHPNIGNNNMMMTETVNKIIPGQQQPPPPMRLGPTAMSIPMPMNPNSMQNVPSPLIRSQQSGAGSAGTSGMMLSNVPQMGPNTSHLQSSSGGVYNPMQYASNQNPLANLERTTAHIGMNDNRR
- the LOC124492883 gene encoding cytosol aminopeptidase isoform X2, which codes for MKNKATLIGVFENSNNKDAFVFTPSAEKINSSIDGIIEKQLNIVGPVKKCKVRILYDVSPELPIVGVVGLGPENAAYNELEELDEKAENIRSAIATGVRSLRDLGSVEEINVDGCLNPKAASEGANLGLYYFDELKAAALKKSQVKLHLLSNEISDESQWDSGVLLSNGQNLCRNLMENPANIMTPTKFAKIASDTLSKLGVTVHVRDKAWAESMKMGSFLSVAKGSDEPPIFLEVHYNNAPDTKPLVFVGKGITFDSGGISLKSSSNMDKMRADMGGAANVLSTIYTLASKKSPVNIIGLMPLCENLPSGRANKPGDVVTAMNGKTIQVDNTDAEGRLILADGLCYAHQFKPFLIMDIATLTGAISVALGSSATGVFSTSNKYWTMLQKCGVETGDRMWRMPLFNHFTKQTTDSQLADLCNIGKYAGQGGSCIAAAFLREFVTCNSWVHFDIAGVMDNKDEVAYLSKGMSGRPLRTLVKFIEEIFENKAF